AGAGCTGGTGCCCAGCAGCGGGggcaaggagaggagaagaaccagaagaggcagcaggaagGCATGGAGTGAGACCCTtcctgaaagagagagagaaggacagagacagggggagagaggaagagaggagaacGCAATGAATGGAGAGAAACCAGGGCGGCAAGCTGTGAAAGGAGAGGCCACAGAAGTGTCTGGAGAGAAGTGGCGAGCTGCTGTCCCCATGACACCGCTCCCCTCCCTCAAGGCAGACCGCGGCTTCAGCTTCCTCCGGCCGTCCCGCCAGCTCGCTCCCTTCTAACGCCCCGGGCTCTTAGAAATGGCTGTGAGGGGCTTTCGGCTGCTGGGGACCCCGGAGTAAGGGGGTGGAAAGGGTCCCCTTTCCAGGGTGGGATGCTTAGGACCATCCCAAGGACAAGGGCAAGCTCCGATACGACATCTTGCCCACAGATGGAGTGCTCCCACCTCAGGCTACCCAATCTTGGCAGCCCAAAGACTTCGGGAGCTCCCTCTCTGCTCAAGCCCGTGAGGAGGCCCTCGGTGGGGACTGATGAAAGGAACAACCCCGTCCAAAACCGGCCAGAGCACAGATTGAGCACTTACCCCCACCCCTCCGCAGGGCAGCATGACGAACATCCGCTGCGACAGGATCCCTGCAGAAAGAGGGGACAGCGAGGACTTCAGAGCTGAAAAACCAGGGAACGGTGAGGGACAGGGTGCACAGCACGGGGATACCAAGGAGGGAGGTTTGGCCCGGCTGCTTGGCCAGAATTAGGACCAGCCCCCAGAGGAGCTGCTTGGTGTGGTCCCCAAGGGTGTTCCAAGACCCGGAGTGGACAGGGATGGGCAGAAGGTGAGGGCACGGCTGCCCGAGGGAGCAGTGTGGACGTGGACTCACCTGCCAGCTTCCCGTTGTCCAGTTTCAGGCGGTTGAGGGGATTGGTGCCGTAGAGGAAGACGTGGCGCTCGGTATGGACACACTGCAGCTCTTCCAGGGTGGCCTTGCGTCCCCGCAGACACTGCGGCAGACGGGGGTTGTGACCAAGCCGCTCCGAACGAGAGATGCAGGctctcccacccacccaccccagccTCCGAGGGTGGAGGTGGCACGTCCGGCTGTCCGAGTACGGCCGCACCTCGCATCACCGCAGTCGGGACGGCGGCTGCAAGGCTGAGCACGGCGCTTCTCGCCTTGGATTTGAAAGAGAGCAACCCCGCTCATCTGCAGGCAGGGATCAGGCAGGGATCAGGCAAGAAATGCCAGCACCACCTTCCGACAACTGCAGAGCCCTGTGTGGACCGGTCAGCCCAGCCAGACCAAGGCAAGGCTTCTAACAGACAGGAGCTGACGCTGCTGATGTTCCCAGAGTTGGCAAAACACCCTGTTTCAGTAGGGAGCACACCTCTCCCTGCGCCCATTTTCCACCTTCCGAAGCCGGGGATGGTCAGACCAGCGTGCTCTGACCCGGCACTGCCAGCCACAGACAAGTCCAAGCCCTCTCCCGAGGTCTTTGTTGCCTGGCTAACGGTGGGAACAGGCTGAGAAGATCCGGGAGCAAAAGGGATGGAGGTGGGAGCAGGATGCCCTATCAACACCATTAGCATGAGATCGGCTTGTACCAGCATCCCTCTCCCGGACAGGCGTcgggctccccgccgccgctcgcGCTCACCTCGCACTGGCTGCGCAGCCCTCTCTCCTGCAGACGGGACCAGATGCTCTGGATCCTGCCCGCGTGCTCTGGGTGGTTGCTGTTGTCGCCGCAGGAACATTGGTGTTTGAGCATCACCGAGTCGTAAACCAGTCCTGCAACGCACAGGGAGAGCTGCTGTCCCGAGACTGGACTGGATGCCCAGGCCTCGATGGTGCTGACGCCACTTCAGCTCCTTTTCAGGGGCTGGCCGAGACCCTCAACGCCCGTAACTATTTGGTTTGACAGAAATGCTTCCCTCAAACCATGGGAGCCTCTGTCCCAACGTGCTTGAAGCAAATCCTGCCTTGGATCTGCAAGAGAGCTGAACCTTGCCAGCATCGCTGGACCAGGATGGCAGTCAAGGGGCCAGATAAACAAGTCCTGCTTGGAAAAGCCACCTTAGATAAGGAGAAGGGGCCACTCATGGCTTACTCCACCCTTTTAGCATCCAGCCAGAGCACCCCCAAGCATTTATGAGTCTGGGAGTGACCGGGACGGATGCTAAGCTGCTCCTGGGCATCCCCACCTCCCTTCCAGCTCtcgtccccagccccagctctgctcccgcTGTGACAGCCCCGTACCTGTTGTGAAGTGCGGCTTGGCGGGCTGCTCCtgcacaggcagggagagagtcTTGGAGGCTGtgtcctgggcagggagggagacgGTCGCGGTGGCAGGAGACGACTGGGCCCTGGAGAGGGGCCTGTGGCCTGCATGGATGGTGGGGACCATGGGGGAGTCGGCCAAGGGCTGCCGCttgaggagctgctgctgcccgcgCTGGTAGGAATCCCAGAGATAGGCCTGATGGAGAGAGACGGCGGTGAGCAGGGCAGCCGGAGCAAGGCACCAGGGCAGCAAGGGGAACATCACCCGGGCCAGGGAAGGAAGCTCTGCACTGGGCACCCTCCCAGTGTCTGGATGCAACAGCCCCCTCCACGCTGGGGGGCCCGGAGCCGGTTTGCAGGAGCTGGGACACATCACGCAgcatctgctgctctctgctggctCAGCCCCGCAGTGCTGGGCAACCCTGCGGCAAGGTGCAGCGATCCGGGGACGATGCCCCGCACTCTGGGGACGATGCCCAGCGATCCATCTGCGGACGATGCTGACACCAGGGGTGGCTACAGCTCTCGTCCCTGTCCTAGGAGTGTCCTTACCCACACAGCACCCTTTTTCAGAGGTGGCTTTCAAGGTCTGATCTGAATCTTCCCGGGCTCAGGATGCCACCAGCTTTGCTGGGTTTGTGCAAAGCCTCAAATGGGAGACGCCAAGGGAGGAAGCGTTTGCTCCAAAGCGCGGGGCAGGGATCTCTGCACGCTGCCTGCACAGGACTAATGCTCAAAGCAATTAAGCCACAACTGGAGAGAGGGACGAGGCTAGGAACTCCACCTCTTCCAGCCCACTCCTGAGCTTGTTATGAAGGCTTCAAACCACCCCAAGGGCTCCGTGCAGCTTGAGACAGCCAGTGAAGCCATCGTCCCTTTTCCCCACGGGCTCCTCGTGCCCAGCGGGGAAAGTGCTGATTCAGGTCGGCAGCCCAGACCCCTCCCCGGAGCTCTCCCGTCCCTGCCAGCCCTCGCGTACCTGCTGTAGGACAAGCTCCTCCTGAGACTGCAGCATCTTCTGCGTCCTCTCGGGCTCCTTCACGCTGCTCCCCGGCCGTGTGGGCTCCAAGCGTGCCCTTGCCGGGTCGCTGCTCTCAGCCCCGGCCTCCGGGAGCGTCCCCTCGGCCTCCATGTCCTCCGAGGAGGGGATCTGGCGCAGACGGGGCTTCTCGCTGGATTTAGCCATGCGCTGCGGCCAGAGGAGTCACAAATGAGCACCGAGAGCTCAGGCAGGGGACAGCCCGGGCCAAGGAGGTCACGGTGGGTGGCAGGGcatctcagggcaggagcacgATGGATGTGGGAGCCAAGGAAGCTGAGCAGGTACCCTCAGCTTGCTGCTACGAGTCGGGGCAAGGCAGCATCTCGCATGCCTGCCTCGGGTTTGGCCCTGGACATCTGGTGCTCGCTGCCCAgcaggaagggatgccatcttGCACCCTTCTAGCATCTGTCTCCCACTGCCTCCTGCACGCCCAGGCTGGACCTCCACGACTTACCTTGCCCAGATGCGTCTGCTGCTTGAGCCTCTCCAGGAACTGGGTGTGATGCTGCTGGTACACCAGTTGCTGCTGGATGGCCTTGGGGTTCTGGGGCAGGGGCTCCGAGCGGGTCCTGCCCAGCGGTTTATGGTGGCCGGGGAGCGACAGGCGCTCTGCAGAGATGAGCGAGGGGGTGAAGGAGAAGGGGACCGTTCCCAGACCTGGCACTGCAAGGGAGACAAAGGAGAGGTGAGGGGTGGCATTGTCCGCTGGGCAGGCGTGacaccctgcagagctgggcatggcaagcagcagtgctgtctgTACCCATGCAGCCTGTCACCAGACAGCCCTAAAAATGACAGTGACCCAGCCCTGGAGCCCAGTATCTGGTAGGTGAGGACGGATGGGTTGTATCTTCACAGCTCCCCTCCTCCTGTCCCCATCACCTTGGCATGGCACAGCCCACAGGGGTCTGGGGACAGGATCTGGCTGACCTCAATCACCTCGGGCCCCCCTCAGCTTCAACGGAAGAAGCTTCCTTCACTGCAGGTACGATagggcagggagagatggagCCAGGAACCAGCACAAAGGAGCCAGTTGTCCGGCTGCTGCAGTCGGAGCGGACTGCCTGGAGGGGCTAGGGGCAATAAGGCAGCTAGAGGTACAGCCAAGAGGTCTGAGCTGCCCTGCTCAACGCAGGGTCTGTAGTGAAATCTGCTGGCACGAGAGCCTAGGAAGAAGCAAGAGAGACCCCTTGGAGGGGGCCTTTTGGGCTGCAGGAAAGGTGAACGGCTCCACACCAGCCCAGCTTGGCCAGGGCAAGGGGCAGCTGGAGGGAAAAGattaatctaaatctcccctggagatattaggaaaaatgtcttcaccgaaagagtggtcaggcattggaacaggctgcccagagaggtggtggagtcaccatccttggaggtgttcaaaaaacggGCAGATGTGGCACtttcgggacatggtttagtagacacggtggtgttgggttgacggttggacttgatgatcttagaggtcttttccaaccttaagattctatgattctgtaagaGTCAAAGCTATGGCTCTCTCTGCATTGTCAAGGCTGTAGTGTGTGAAGAATTCTGGTTTCATCCATGGCAAGGACGTGCTTGCTGGCTAGCCAGAACCAGGGTCAACACCTTCCGTTCCCTCGGCCCCAGCTCACAGAAGAGTAAGGGAAAAATCAAGGCCACTGGGCTTTCCCAGCACCCAAAAAGCTCGCCTGCCCGAGCGGAGCTCCACGCTGAGCCCTACCAGCACCGACACGGCCTCAGTGCCTGTCGCCGAGCTCAACACTTACCTGCCACCAGCGGAGTGTGGGTGACCGAGGGCTCGAGGATGATGACGGGCTGGAGCCGAGGGGATAAGGGGCTCCCAGCCTCGTGCTGCTCCAAGCCAGCTGGTATGAACATGGGCGAGTGTGTGCCCGCGAGGACAGGTCCGTTCAGCACGGGCACCCGGTGTGCCAGGCCGGAGAGGGGGCGGCGatctgcctctccctgcagagaaggaggaggacgGGGTTAGCAACGGGGAGGCGACGGCACATCCTCACCGTGCCCACGGGCAATGCCCGGGAGTACGTGGAGCCAGCGCACGCCTGGCATTACCCCAGGAACACCAGGCCCAAAGGAAAAGGCTTCCCCTGCCCCACGGGGACCCTCTGCCCAGTTCTGGGGCTACCTACAACCTGGCTACCTACCCTGGCGCTACTGGTAGCCGGCAATCCCAGTGTGATGGCCGGAAGGGAGGCTGCGCTCTGCAGGGCAAACTGGGCCAGTGAGCTCTCCTGCATCATCAGGCGCTGGGCCAGGGGCGTCTGCACCAAACACAATTCATTAGTCTCCTGCTCTGGCAGCGGCGGAGCTCAGCGTGGTGGGACAAGCAGGTCGGGTGGGGggccaggcagcagagagggtGGCTGAGCCCCAGCTGCCCGGGGGAACGCCTGGGGCCAGGGCGAGGGGCATCAGGGATCCGTGGGCACAGCACATAGACTAGGAGACAAGAAGCGCACGCTGCAAAGGAAAGCAGTGCGTCAGGAGCAGCGCTGGGCCGGGCAGAAGATCCCACCGtgcagggagagcagggctAAGAGCAGTTCCTGGGCAGCGGGGTCCAGGGTGGGGGTCCCTGGGCAGGGCGGGGGGATGCTACCTTCACCTGAGCCTAGGATGGGAGCGGGAGATCGGGGCACCCAGCCCCGACCCCACGAGGCCTCTGGCTGCCAGGCCGTCGGATCTCACCTCGTGGGCCATGCCGGAGGCGGCGGGGAGGGCTCCATGCTCGGCGGGGAGGCTGTCGTTGGGAGAGCTGCAGCCGGACACGGGGGTGCTGCTACTGCTCGGGGAGGAGTCTGCATAAGGAAGAGAAGTGGGGGGTGATGGGCACAGGCACCCAGAGAAGGGCtgcgcagcccctgccccagcccttcgtagccctccctccctccaacAGCTGCCCACCGCCCTCCTAGGGCCAAATCTCCCTGGAGTGGAGACggagctgccctgccagcgTGGGAGGCACCGCACCACGGTGAGGAATCCCGGCCAGCCGCGTTTGCTCAGGGCCTTGGGCCCTTCCAGCCTTGCAGGTCCATCCCTGGGCCCAGGGTACAGCTGCAGCAACATCCTTTCCTGGCTCATCCACCCCTGCACCGTCACGGCGGAGAGCTCCCTCCGTGGGCTGCGCCCCGAGGAGGCCACCGATAACGTGCCGAGCCCCGGAGACACGATCTCCAGGTAGACGTCGCGCAGGATCCCGGGCAGACTGtggctgctccagcctggcCCCAAGGTCTCTCCAAACGCCCGAGGTATCGCCATCCAGGCAAAGCCTCACCGATGGCCTCGGGCGGCCGCCTCTTCAGCGAGGGGGGAGCGCTCTCCTTCCGCGTCAGGGGGTTCTTGCGTCGGTCAAGGCACTTCCTGGGCTTGCAACGCACCTTCAGGTTGGGCTCAGATGCTGCGGGCAGACAAGGCAGTTAGTCCCGGCCCCGCTGCTGATGGGGGCGAAGCTGGACTGGCTTTGTGGGGCCAGGACACCCCACTTCTCGGCTCCAGCTGTCCCCTGCAAGTGGGCTGCGAGGGTATCGTGGCGGGAGGGAGGTGGCATTATCTTCGAGGCCTTACCTGTCTTCCGCAGCGGAAAATGCTCTGGGGGGTCAAGAGAAGTGCTGGGGACGGGGGGCAGGAAGGTGCTGAGCACAGGAGGGGAAGGGCCCTCAGGATCCAGAGGCTCCAGAGACCTACGAAGAGAAGCCACCTTGTTAGAGACCTTTGCCAGCTGGCACCCATGTGCCACCCACGCAACGCCCTCCAGCGCAAGGGTGGCCCACGGGGCATTGCCTTTCCTGGGCGCGTCCTAGCTCTTCTGCCAGGGGCCAGTGGACAACCTGTCCACTACCACAAGCACCCACAGAAGGGATCCAGCTCCTGGTTTTGCCTTGTTTTGGGACAAAAGACAAGAAGCCTGACAGTACTTTTGTGGGTCAGGAGTGGGACAAGCCACCAAAGCCCAACAAGGTCAGGGAAACCAGCCTGGGAGCTTCATTCACCTCCTGCAAGCACTTAACACAAACCAAGCCACCTCACCCCAACAGACGTTCACTAAACAGTATCTCTAAAGACCAGGAAGCAGAAGATAACAGCAAGATCTTGCCCAAGATAAACAGCCAGCTTTTCTGGGTCCTGAGCAGATGTCCTGCTTGGGGCAGGCCAGAGGGTGCCCTTGTTTTACCTGTATGGCATGGCTGAAGGGTTGGGGTTACTGGTCCTCTCCAAAGCTGCTTGTTGCTTCTTCAGGATGACCTCGGCCAGCTTCTGCTTCACCACCGTGCTGGCCACAGCACCTGCAGGAAGACCAGCAGTGACCACACAGGGTTGAGAGCCAACACAAAGCACCTTAAATGATCCCTGTAGACACAAGTGCAGCCCCACGGCTCCACGAGTAACGCCAGGATGGCTGAAGACCCCCTACAAGCACACGGACACTGAGAAAACCCCGCGGAGATGCTTGGTGCAGTTCTCAGGTCAAGGTTGGCTCAGGGAGAGAAAGGCCAGCTGGGGCAACCGGAGTTTCCCGGCCGGTCAGGGAAGCATCCTTGTCCCACCTCAGCTCTCCCACGTCATCTCAGGAGCCTGATCTTTTCTGCATGCGCCTCGCTGAGCGTTAGGCGAGAGGGAGAGCACGGCCAGAGGTGAGTCTCAGCTGCAGATCTGCCTGCTTCATCCGAGCCAGAGAGAGCAGGTATAAGCTGACACCCACAGAATAAAGCACGAAAGCACAACGTGGCTCGTACAGCAGGGACAAAACTCCCATGGGTGCATGGGATCCCTCTCCAGAGACACTGTGCCCCGAGGCTCTTTGAGTCGGTGTTAGAGGCTGACGATAATTTCCAGCTGATGGCGTACAGCTCTGCTCGGCCCGCACCTCAGCTCCCCCAGCAGCCACACTCTGCCCCCAAACAGGGACAGCTTGCATGAGAGcgagcaagaaaaagaaagcacctCCAAACAGTTCAGGGGATAACTTTGAGGCTCCTGAAGCTCTTGGTGGAGCTGCACTCTTCCAGAAGAGCACGAGACTTACCACAACCCGCTGGCGAACAAACAGCACCGACCCACGTTCAACACCTGGCTCCACCGCGGTGGTGAAACACCCCCAGGCAGAGGTCTGACTGCGGCAGGGTGCTGCAATCGCCAGCCCCCGGCTGCCGTGAGCAGATCCCCACCTTGGACAAGGGCCCGTTCCCATGCTCCCACCCCTGCCAGGCCATATCCCCATCCGCCCGTTCCAGCAGGGACGTTCTGTGGTTACAATGGGGATGCTCCACACTTCCGCACCAGTGTTCGGCACCTCCGAGCACAAGTTCGTTAATTAATTTGTATGATTACCTCCCCAGATTGCACAAAGGGGCTGAGCATAAGCTCTCACGCTCAGCCACGCCGAGCCGACTGCGTTCGTAGGAGCTGTTTGCTCAGGAACGGCACGGAAAGGGCACGCGCTGCGTTTACAGCATCGCAATCAGACCCATCGACCCTGTGAAccgcagcagagcagcctgtgctCCACAGCCGCGTGGCAGTCAAGGGAATAAATATATCGGCACCCCGAGAGAGCTCAGACTGGAGGGGCAGGTGGATGGTAGGCTCACGGACACCGTTCCGGGCGCAGCGCATCCCATGCACGCTGCAGCTGCATCTTTGCGTCGTGACGAAGAGAGCTCTGCACATCTCAGAGCAAGCTCCCAGCAGCGACTGGCACTAGATGGCGCAGGGAGATCGCAGCCGGACAGGGTTTGCAAACCTTTCTGCCCAGAGCGGGGGCACCCACTAACCTCTCCCCACTGCCACGGGTGCAAGTTCAAAAGGCAAATTTTCGTGCCCTGCCCTGGACAGTCACAAGCACGGTCAGCTCGGGGAGCACCGCTGCAGCGGCCGTAGGGCACGACGCAACGTTAGCGGGGAGATCTACTGCGACCGCCTGGTTGGCATCGCTAGGAAGGACACGAAGGACAAACGCCAGCCAGGCCAGGGCCAAATAAATCTCTTGCCAGCTGCTGAGCGCAGCATGCTGGCATCGCTGCTCAGAAGGACCCGACTTCCCCGCGGACACGAAGCTGTTCCCTTGGCCCCGGGCAGGCACGGAGCAGGGCTCAGTTTGAGGCACAGGACAGATGCTCAGTGGCGTGGATGCCATCACACGCCTTTAGacagagagaaggcagagctCGGTCTGGAGAAGGGCAGACCCGCCTGCTGAGCCCCCTTCTAAAAGCCACTCTCATCCCACTCCCTCTGTGAGGcgggtgtcctggtttcgggGACGCGGCTCCTCGGGCAGCGATGCGGCGCCCGGTGCCACGTGCTGGCAGACGCACAGAAGCTCTTACTTCGTTTGCTCTTGTCCTTGTTGAGGATCTGCCGCAGCTCCTGTTCCTGTTGCCCAGGCTCGGCTTCACGGTGCGGGGACTCCATGGTCACCTACGAGAGGAGAGTCGCATCAGCACCTCGCCTAACGCAGACCAAAGCCCCCCTtgccccctccccaagcccAAGGCACGACGACACGGTGATGGAGCATGTCTGAAACCGTCTGTTCTGTCATTTTTGGAAACGTGACGGGCAGCCCTGGCTGACAAGAACATGGTAAGTTGTTTCATCACAGCAAACCGGACGCATCTTTGTCTCCAGAGACGCTCTCCCCAGGGACATTGTAAAATTCAAACCAGTCTGTTTCAACTTGCTGCCTTCCGTGGTGTTTTGACATATCTGTAGCTAAGGCATGTTGtaatacaacaaaaaataaaaatcatagttgactaagaaaaggaaaaaattaaaaacctattATACAAGTCTCAAAAGTTTGGATCTTGGTGTTTTCCAGAACTGAGGTTTTCGGAGATGATCCCATCTCACAGGGAGGTCGGAAAGCACAAATGCCTCTACGGACCCAACAGtcgtggcagcagcagcagcatctcaaACTCTCCTTGTGTGGACCAAGCTGATACTCGGGctcaaaaaaaaacctcagtgtgATTCCTCCAGAGCTTCCAGACAAGGTTACTGGGACCAGTGAGCCCGTGCCAGCCCCTGAGAGTGGGGCAGAGCACGTGGGACGTGAGAGGAGCGGATGAGGCTGGGCTTGTTTAGTCCGGAGGCGAGGGGGTACAACCGCATCTTCCACCACCCAAAGGGAGCAGCTGGAGCCAGGCTCCTCCGAGGAGCACAGCAAACGGATGAGCAGCAACGGGACGGACGTGCCAGGAGGGAAATCCCAATCGGACGTAGCGAGTGGATTCCCGCCGTGAGCACGGTGCTGCCCCTGCGACTGGGACGGGCGGGGGGTGATGTCTGCGCTCAGAGACGGCCCCAACTCGCCTGGACGtggtcctcctcctcctccacaacCTGCCCTACCTCTGAAGCTGGCCCTGCTCTCAGCGGTGGTCTCTAGAGGAACCATCCGAGCTAAATCTCGCTGTAGTTCTGTGACAGCGCAAGTCTGGCAGCAGAGGCCGCGCAGGGCAGGGGTGCTATTCCGGGTGACACTAGAGAATTTCAGTGAAGGCTTCCCAGAAAAGCAAATTAGCTTGTAAAGTAAGTAAGCCGTGCCTCCAGGGCACACAAACAGCGGTGGCCAAGCGGAGTGGCAGATCACAGACACCAGGCATCCTGTCCAGTCGCTCTGGCTCCTCGCTCAGCACACATGGTATGCGGCTGAAAACATTTCCCCGCTTCGCACATCCCAGGAGGCCCCAGCCCTCCCGCTGGCCTTGGCAGGATGGAGATTTGGCCCGAAAGTAAGACACGAAACCCCCCCACCTGACTCCCTAACCGGCCTCCTTGCATCAGAGAGGTCTCCGGGCTGGCTCAAAAGCACTATAGACTCTCCAGCTCAGGGGAAAGAAGGAATTCACCCGGGAAGGTTATTTTGGCATTGGGATTTCCAGCCTCTTCCTCTTAATCCCTGCCAGAGACGGGAGCTCGGGCAAAGGCAGCCCCGACGCAGGGCACCGCTGGCAGACACTCACGGCACCATGAGCTACGTGCTTTGGGGGCAAAACTAATTCTTCCAAGTGCCCAGACCTCACCCAGCCGCTACCGAAAACGGGTGCGGGTCGTCCCCCCTggcccctgcaccccagggtgcccgTACCCTCACGTGCTGGTGGGCGAGCTGCTCCACTTGCTGCTGGTGGAGGCTGGCGAGGAAgagctggtgctgcagctgctgcgTGTGCTTCAGGGCCAGCAAGGTGGTGTCAGAGCCGGGCTTGACGACACGCTGCCCGATCCGCAGGTCCATGGGGACGGTCTGGGGCACCCGTGGGGAGGTGCACGGGTTCACAGCAGCTGTCGAGACACAAAGCAGGGCACAGCTTAGTCCCGTCTGGCTCAGACCATCCtggtaggtaggtaggtagggAAAGCATCAGGATGGAGCCCG
Above is a window of Balearica regulorum gibbericeps isolate bBalReg1 chromosome 29, bBalReg1.pri, whole genome shotgun sequence DNA encoding:
- the HDAC7 gene encoding histone deacetylase 7 isoform X1; the protein is MRSGGFPGEELAGCSQSVASRLKISAALVMFSPPSAVNPCTSPRVPQTVPMDLRIGQRVVKPGSDTTLLALKHTQQLQHQLFLASLHQQQVEQLAHQHVRVTMESPHREAEPGQQEQELRQILNKDKSKRSAVASTVVKQKLAEVILKKQQAALERTSNPNPSAMPYRSLEPLDPEGPSPPVLSTFLPPVPSTSLDPPEHFPLRKTASEPNLKVRCKPRKCLDRRKNPLTRKESAPPSLKRRPPEAIDSSPSSSSTPVSGCSSPNDSLPAEHGALPAASGMAHETPLAQRLMMQESSLAQFALQSAASLPAITLGLPATSSARGEADRRPLSGLAHRVPVLNGPVLAGTHSPMFIPAGLEQHEAGSPLSPRLQPVIILEPSVTHTPLVAVPGLGTVPFSFTPSLISAERLSLPGHHKPLGRTRSEPLPQNPKAIQQQLVYQQHHTQFLERLKQQTHLGKRMAKSSEKPRLRQIPSSEDMEAEGTLPEAGAESSDPARARLEPTRPGSSVKEPERTQKMLQSQEELVLQQAYLWDSYQRGQQQLLKRQPLADSPMVPTIHAGHRPLSRAQSSPATATVSLPAQDTASKTLSLPVQEQPAKPHFTTGLVYDSVMLKHQCSCGDNSNHPEHAGRIQSIWSRLQERGLRSQCECLRGRKATLEELQCVHTERHVFLYGTNPLNRLKLDNGKLAGILSQRMFVMLPCGGVGVDSDTIWNELHSSNAARWAAGSVTELAFKVATRELKNGFAVVRPPGHHADPSTAMGFCFFNSVAIAARQLQQKGKLSKILIVDWDVHHGNGTQQIFYRDPEVLYISLHRHDDGNFFPGSGAADEVGAGPGEGFNVNVAWTGGLDPPMGDPEYLAAFRTVVMPIAHEFSPDVVLVSAGFDAADGHPPPLGGYKVSAKCFGYMTKQLMSLAGGAIVLALEGGHDLTAICDASEACVSALLGNELDPLPEESMRQKPNPNAVRSLETVIQVQSKYWVAVQRFASKLGCSFLEAQHHEAEEVETVTALASLSVAVMVEKRPQDEPMEEEEPMNQ
- the HDAC7 gene encoding histone deacetylase 7 isoform X6 is translated as MQGQSQAAVNPCTSPRVPQTVPMDLRIGQRVVKPGSDTTLLALKHTQQLQHQLFLASLHQQQVEQLAHQHVRVTMESPHREAEPGQQEQELRQILNKDKSKRSAVASTVVKQKLAEVILKKQQAALERTSNPNPSAMPYRSLEPLDPEGPSPPVLSTFLPPVPSTSLDPPEHFPLRKTASEPNLKVRCKPRKCLDRRKNPLTRKESAPPSLKRRPPEAIDSSPSSSSTPVSGCSSPNDSLPAEHGALPAASGMAHEGEADRRPLSGLAHRVPVLNGPVLAGTHSPMFIPAGLEQHEAGSPLSPRLQPVIILEPSVTHTPLVAVPGLGTVPFSFTPSLISAERLSLPGHHKPLGRTRSEPLPQNPKAIQQQLVYQQHHTQFLERLKQQTHLGKRMAKSSEKPRLRQIPSSEDMEAEGTLPEAGAESSDPARARLEPTRPGSSVKEPERTQKMLQSQEELVLQQAYLWDSYQRGQQQLLKRQPLADSPMVPTIHAGHRPLSRAQSSPATATVSLPAQDTASKTLSLPVQEQPAKPHFTTGLVYDSVMLKHQCSCGDNSNHPEHAGRIQSIWSRLQERGLRSQCECLRGRKATLEELQCVHTERHVFLYGTNPLNRLKLDNGKLAGILSQRMFVMLPCGGVGVDSDTIWNELHSSNAARWAAGSVTELAFKVATRELKNGFAVVRPPGHHADPSTAMGFCFFNSVAIAARQLQQKGKLSKILIVDWDVHHGNGTQQIFYRDPEVLYISLHRHDDGNFFPGSGAADEVGAGPGEGFNVNVAWTGGLDPPMGDPEYLAAFRTVVMPIAHEFSPDVVLVSAGFDAADGHPPPLGGYKVSAKCFGYMTKQLMSLAGGAIVLALEGGHDLTAICDASEACVSALLGNELDPLPEESMRQKPNPNAVRSLETVIQVQSKYWVAVQRFASKLGCSFLEAQHHEAEEVETVTALASLSVAVMVEKRPQDEPMEEEEPMNQ
- the HDAC7 gene encoding histone deacetylase 7 isoform X5, whose product is MDLRIGQRVVKPGSDTTLLALKHTQQLQHQLFLASLHQQQVEQLAHQHVRVTMESPHREAEPGQQEQELRQILNKDKSKRSAVASTVVKQKLAEVILKKQQAALERTSNPNPSAMPYRSLEPLDPEGPSPPVLSTFLPPVPSTSLDPPEHFPLRKTASEPNLKVRCKPRKCLDRRKNPLTRKESAPPSLKRRPPEAIDSSPSSSSTPVSGCSSPNDSLPAEHGALPAASGMAHETPLAQRLMMQESSLAQFALQSAASLPAITLGLPATSSARGEADRRPLSGLAHRVPVLNGPVLAGTHSPMFIPAGLEQHEAGSPLSPRLQPVIILEPSVTHTPLVAVPGLGTVPFSFTPSLISAERLSLPGHHKPLGRTRSEPLPQNPKAIQQQLVYQQHHTQFLERLKQQTHLGKRMAKSSEKPRLRQIPSSEDMEAEGTLPEAGAESSDPARARLEPTRPGSSVKEPERTQKMLQSQEELVLQQAYLWDSYQRGQQQLLKRQPLADSPMVPTIHAGHRPLSRAQSSPATATVSLPAQDTASKTLSLPVQEQPAKPHFTTGLVYDSVMLKHQCSCGDNSNHPEHAGRIQSIWSRLQERGLRSQCECLRGRKATLEELQCVHTERHVFLYGTNPLNRLKLDNGKLAGILSQRMFVMLPCGGVGVDSDTIWNELHSSNAARWAAGSVTELAFKVATRELKNGFAVVRPPGHHADPSTAMGFCFFNSVAIAARQLQQKGKLSKILIVDWDVHHGNGTQQIFYRDPEVLYISLHRHDDGNFFPGSGAADEVGAGPGEGFNVNVAWTGGLDPPMGDPEYLAAFRTVVMPIAHEFSPDVVLVSAGFDAADGHPPPLGGYKVSAKCFGYMTKQLMSLAGGAIVLALEGGHDLTAICDASEACVSALLGNELDPLPEESMRQKPNPNAVRSLETVIQVQSKYWVAVQRFASKLGCSFLEAQHHEAEEVETVTALASLSVAVMVEKRPQDEPMEEEEPMNQ